Proteins co-encoded in one Rhodococcus sp. PAMC28707 genomic window:
- a CDS encoding putative quinol monooxygenase, protein MPSELKVVATITAKPESVDAIRTGLATLAEESAKESGNVSYELFESASEPGTFVTIEVWGSQEDLDAHMQTPHLQKALGDFGAHLASAPSIHPLRVVG, encoded by the coding sequence ATGCCCAGTGAGCTGAAGGTTGTTGCCACCATCACCGCCAAGCCGGAGTCGGTCGATGCCATACGAACAGGTCTGGCAACGCTGGCCGAAGAGTCGGCGAAGGAGAGCGGAAACGTCTCCTACGAATTGTTCGAGTCAGCCTCCGAGCCGGGCACTTTCGTCACCATCGAGGTGTGGGGATCGCAAGAGGACCTCGACGCGCACATGCAAACACCCCACCTGCAGAAGGCGCTGGGCGACTTCGGTGCGCACCTCGCCAGTGCGCCGTCCATTCACCCGCTACGCGTAGTCGGCTAG
- a CDS encoding MFS transporter — protein MTGDPPKATRKDWLGLSVLVIPILLVSMDMSVLYLALPFMTADLEPSSNQTLWILDLYGFLLAGLLITMGSVGDRIGRRRLLMIGAVVFGAASLLAAFSTSPEMLLLARALLGIGGATIAPSTLSLIRNMFHDPGQRKEAIGLWTAGFAGGGALGPVIGGALLEHFWWGSVFLINIPIMVVLLISAPLLVSEFKDPDPGRFDPLSVVLSIASMLVIVYAIKHGAQDGVDATTITTATVGIVLGLLFLRRQLRGRDPLIDITLFAERAFSAAVLVQFLVIFALTGFSLFASQYLQLIVGLGPLEAGLWLLIPAIAAGTGAVLAPSLSKIVSTGAIIAGGLASIACGAAVMAFIQPDSGLPLLVVGMSLLALGVGASSTLNSDIVLTAAAPEKAGAASALSETGAELGGAVGIAILGTIGSTVYRHRLEDNLPPDTPPDIAGPASETVGGGMTVADYLPPPLDSALRDIAAAGFVDGLTLAATWSALGMGAAAIVVHLLLRTRPTGIEAGPSQA, from the coding sequence ATGACCGGCGACCCCCCGAAGGCAACCCGTAAGGATTGGCTCGGACTGAGTGTTCTCGTAATCCCGATCCTGCTGGTCTCGATGGACATGTCGGTGCTCTACCTGGCGCTTCCTTTCATGACCGCGGACCTGGAACCGAGCAGCAACCAAACACTGTGGATTCTCGACCTGTACGGCTTCCTTCTCGCTGGCCTGCTCATCACGATGGGTTCTGTCGGTGACCGGATCGGCCGTCGCAGACTTCTGATGATCGGCGCGGTCGTTTTCGGCGCCGCATCGCTGCTCGCAGCTTTCTCGACGTCACCCGAGATGCTCCTTCTCGCGCGAGCACTTCTGGGCATCGGCGGAGCTACCATTGCGCCGAGCACACTATCGTTGATACGCAACATGTTTCACGACCCGGGTCAACGTAAGGAAGCGATCGGACTGTGGACCGCCGGGTTCGCCGGGGGCGGCGCCCTCGGTCCCGTCATCGGTGGGGCGTTGCTCGAGCACTTCTGGTGGGGCTCGGTGTTTCTGATCAACATTCCGATCATGGTCGTCCTGCTCATCTCGGCGCCGCTGTTGGTGTCGGAGTTCAAGGATCCCGATCCGGGCCGCTTCGACCCGCTCAGCGTCGTACTCTCGATCGCGTCGATGCTCGTGATCGTCTACGCAATCAAGCACGGCGCCCAGGACGGAGTCGACGCTACGACGATCACCACAGCTACCGTCGGAATTGTTCTGGGCTTGTTGTTCCTACGAAGGCAACTGCGCGGGCGCGACCCACTCATCGACATCACCCTGTTCGCCGAACGTGCCTTCAGCGCAGCAGTACTCGTTCAATTCCTGGTGATCTTCGCGCTCACCGGATTCAGTCTGTTCGCCTCGCAGTATCTGCAGCTGATCGTGGGGCTCGGTCCACTGGAGGCGGGTCTGTGGCTGCTGATCCCCGCGATCGCAGCCGGAACCGGGGCGGTACTCGCGCCGAGCCTGAGCAAGATCGTTTCGACCGGAGCCATCATCGCCGGCGGACTCGCCTCGATCGCCTGCGGCGCCGCGGTAATGGCGTTCATCCAACCCGATTCCGGACTGCCGCTACTGGTGGTGGGCATGTCCCTGCTGGCGCTCGGAGTCGGTGCATCTTCGACGCTCAACTCCGACATCGTCCTCACCGCTGCGGCACCGGAGAAAGCCGGTGCCGCCTCGGCACTGTCGGAGACCGGCGCCGAACTCGGCGGCGCCGTCGGTATCGCCATCCTCGGAACGATCGGATCTACCGTCTACCGACACCGACTCGAGGACAACCTGCCCCCCGATACCCCACCGGACATAGCCGGGCCGGCGTCCGAGACCGTCGGCGGAGGCATGACCGTTGCCGACTACCTTCCGCCACCACTGGATTCGGCACTGCGAGACATCGCGGCAGCAGGGTTCGTCGACGGACTCACCCTCGCCGCCACCTGGAGTGCACTAGGGATGGGTGCAGCGGCGATCGTGGTCCATCTCCTCCTGCGGACCCGGCCGACCGGAATCGAAGCCGGACCTTCTCAGGCCTGA